In Populus alba chromosome 9, ASM523922v2, whole genome shotgun sequence, a genomic segment contains:
- the LOC118059052 gene encoding probable receptor-like serine/threonine-protein kinase At4g34500: MSDSDAETNITANHYNSLPHKLASQTPFLNLKLYVLIAILLLCILLVSFSIFLCVRLRRAARKRNKMRVKHSSGSIPLVSKEIVEIKDLVSKKNKEKDEGKMGNVGFVKMENVGGGGGGGGDVEMGKKSGESGCSNDDVSSVDENIGWGRWYSLKELEIATRGFAEENVIGEGGYGVVYRGVLQGGSVVAVKNLLNNKGQAEKEFKVEVEAIGKVRHKNLVRLIGYCAEGARRMLVYEYVDNGNLEQWLHGDVGPVSPLTWDIRMKIAIGTAKGLAYLHEGLEPKVVHRDVKSSNILLDRKWNPKVSDFGLAKLLGSEASYVTTRVMGTFGYVSPDYASTGMLNEGSDVYSFGILLMEMITGRSPIDYSRPAGEMNLVDWFKGMVASRRAEELVDPLIEVQPAPRGLKRTLLVCLRCIDLDSCKRPKMGQIVHMLEADDFPFRTELRAVRENDPPPSTDSISNKIPHPTKLAGSGADVERSRRR; this comes from the exons ATGTCGGATTCAGATGCTGAAACTAACATCACCGCCAACCACTACAACTCTCTCCCTCACAAACTAGCCTCACAAACGCCATTTTTGAATCTTAAACTCTATGTCTTAATCGCAATTCTCTTACTTTGTATCCTCTTggtttctttttcaatattCCTCTGTGTTCGTTTACGCCGCGCGGCTAGAAAACGCAATAAAATGAGAGTGAAACACAGTTCGGGTTCGATCCCATTAGTGTCTAAAGAAATTGTGGAGATTAAAGATTTGGTTtcgaagaaaaataaagagaaagatgAGGGGAAAATGGGAAATGTAGGTTTTGTAAAGATGGAGaatgttggtggtggtggtggtggtggtggtgatgtgGAGATGGGAAAGAAGAGTGGAGAGAGTGGTTGTAGCAATGACGACGTTTCGTCGGTGGATGAAAACATAGGATGGGGTCGGTGGTATAGTTTGAAAGAGCTTGAGATCGCGACACGTGGATTTGCTGAAGAAAATGTGATTGGTGAAGGAGGGTATGGTGTTGTTTATAGAGGTGTCTTGCAAGGCGGCTCTGTGGTCGCTGTCAAGAATTTACTTAATAATAA GGGTCAGGCGGAGAAGGAGTTTAAGGTGGAAGTTGAAGCCATTGGAAAAGTAAGGCATAAGAACTTAGTGCGCTTAATTGGGTACTGTGCAGAAGGTGCTCGCAG GATGCTTGTTTATGAATATGTTGACAACGGAAACTTGGAGCAGTGGTTACATGGTGATGTAGGTCCTGTTAGTCCTCTGACCTGGGATATTCGAATGAAGATTGCGATTGGGACAGCAAAAGG GCTAGCCTATTTACATGAAGGTTTAGAACCTAAAGTTGTTCACCGGGATGTAAAATCCAGTAACATACTTCTCGATAGAAAATGGAACCCCAAGGTCTCTGATTTTGGATTGGCCAAGCTCTTGGGTTCTGAAGCAAGCTATGTGACTACACGTGTCATGGGGACATTTGG ATATGTATCTCCTGATTATGCAAGCACGGGTATGCTTAACGAGGGGAGTGATGTATACAGTTTTGGAATTCTTCTTATGGAGATGATTACTGGAAGGAGTCCTATTGATTACTCCAGACCAGCTGGAGAG ATGAACTTGGTTGATTGGTTCAAAGGAATGGTAGCAAGCCGTCGTGCAGAAGAGCTTGTAGATCCCCTCATTGAAGTGCAGCCTGCTCCAAGGGGTTTGAAACGAACATTGCTGGTCTGCCTCCGGTGTATAGATTTGGATTCCTGTAAGAGACCAAAAATGGGGCAAATTGTTCATATGCTTGAGGCAGACGACTTTCCTTTTCGTACT GAACTTCGAGCAGTTCGAGAGAATGATCCTCCACCTTCCACTGATTCTATCTCCAACAAAATTCCACATCCAACCAAGCTTGCTGGTAGCGGTGCTGATGTAGAGAGATCAAGGCGAAGATGA